GTGATCCGTGGCGACGGCATCGGTCCAAGCATCATCGACTCGGCAATTGAAATTTTAAATGCAGCAGGCTGCGAATTCGACTACGAGTACGTTGACGCAGGACTGGCAGCACTGGAAAAAACCGGTGAGCTACTGCCTCCTGAGACGTTAGAAGCCATTGAACGCAACAAAATCACGCTGAAAGGCCCACTTACAACTCCAGTTGGCGAAGGCTTCACATCTATCAACGTAACACTGCGCAAGCACTTTGGCCTTTACGCAAACGTGCGTCCGGTTAAATCTTTCGAAGGCACCAAAGCGCGTTACGACGATATCGATATCATCACTGTACGTGAAAACACTCAAGGCATGTACTCAGGTCTGGGTCAGGTTGTCTCTGAAGATGGCAGCGAAGCCGAAGCTATGTCAAAAATCACACGTGAAGGTGCAGAGAAGATCGTCACGTTTGCATACGAGCTGGCACAGCGTGAAGGCCGTAAGAAAGTAACTGCGGTACACAAAGCGAACATCCTGAAGTCAACTTCTGGCCTGTTCCTGAAAGTAGCGCGTGAAGTTGGCGAGCGTTACCCTGACATCGAGTCTGCGGAAATGATCGTTGATGCAACGTGTATGAAACTGGTTATGACGCCAGAAGAGTTTGACGTTGTTGTAACAACTAACCTGTTTGGTGACATCATTTCTGATCTGTGTGCTGGTCTGGTAGGTGGTCTGGGCATGGCGCCTGGTGCTAACATCGGTGAAAACGCGGCGATTTTTGAAGCTGTACACGGCAGCGCACCAGACATCGCGGGTAAAAACCTGGCAAACCCAACCTCAGTGATCCTGGCTTCTATCCAGATGCTTGAATACCTTGATATGGGTGAGACAGCAGACAAAATCCGCAACGCCGTTGCTGATGTGATCAAATCAGGTGACCGTACTACCCGCGACTTAGGCGGTAACCACGGCACAACTGACTTTACACAAGCGGTTATCGAACGCCTGTAATATCAATCGGATCTGATTGAATACCAACGCCCTGCTTATGCGGGGCGTTTTCTTATCCTGACTAACATCATGAGAAACACACTTAGTCCAAACAAGCTGCCTGCAGACTCAGCTGGTCCTGAGCTGGCTGTATCAGACACGGAAATATCCCGGGTTAGCGTCACTTGCTGATTGTCATTCAGATCTTTGATAGTCACCGTCATCTGATAGCGTCCGGCCCCCTGATAGGTATGACTGACGGACTCTCCACTGGCGCTCTGGCCATCCCCAAACGCCCAGCTAACCGCGTAATTACCGGAGCCACCTCGAGCTGACATGCTCAAGTTAGCTGTCAAACCACTTTGTGTCAGGCTGATCTCGCCACTCAAAGGGACTGTGACTCTTTGCTCAATAGCGTGACTTACTTTGCTACCGTTGGCATCCTCCAGTGACACCACAATCTGGTATAGACCCGACAAATCATATTGATGCTGAACCTGCGCCCCTTCCAGTTCGGTCCCGTCTCCCAACGCCCAGCGAACGGCCACAGGCGCAACGCCACCCTGATACTCGACACTGGCTGTGATCTTGCCATCTTCACCCGTAATGCTGGTATCTAGCAACTCTAATGGGGCAGCCAGAGTAACTTGCTGCTCGACCGATTGCACTTCACCTGTGGAATTTGTACGTGTAAACGTCACCGTGTAGACGCCCTGGGTAGCATATTGGTGAGAAGGCGCCAATAATTCACTTCGATTACCGTTACCAAAGTCCCATTTAAATGTATCGGAAGTACTCAAGGTGAGGCCGGAAATAGAAAAGCTTACGGTGAGACCGTCTACCGCTGCGTGAATTTTCGCTGTGGGTGAAGCCGTCAATTGCAATTGCGCCTGCGTGTACTGCTCGGTGACCTCGAGTAATTCAATGGTTACGCCATACTCCGGCAAAACCACACCCGAGACTGGCTGCTGAGGGTGGCTGTAGTCCTGCGTGTCACTGAACTGATAAACGGCCTGTAGCTGAGTATCGCCAAGCCCGGCATTTTGGTCTTCTAACCTCAGCGGCGCATCTCTGAGCTGGATCCGGGTCGCTGCCGGAGATTCTCCTCTTGCCCCGAGTATAATGCCCTGGTCAGTATCTACCACCAGTATCTTACCTTCACCCGGATGCTGTGACGTTGAATTGTCTTCAATATTCTCATTTGCGTACCAAACTAACACCCCAGGCATATAACTGGCTCCTTGCAGGCCTGCGTCTATGCCAAGGTGCGATCTGAGCTGTAAATAGTAGGCCTGCTCCAGCCCTTCGCGATAGCGGCTTATTCTGCTAAAGCCATGCAAAGACAGCTGTTCAGCCAACTCTCCATCGGCCATCGCGATGGTATTTTCTCCATCCGAGATGGTGATATCATCCAGCAAAATACCCAGCCCGTGCTCAACACTGTCGGTTTGATAAAGGAATTCCAGGGTGATAGTTTCGCCTGCGTAAGCGGCAAGCGAATAACTGAGTTCAGTAACCAGGCTGCCGTTCGCGCCTCCCGTAGCCTTGCCGCTGTGACCATCAATATAGTGCGTCACTGTTGGATAAAGCGGGTGCTGCTCCTTGGTTTCATTGCCGGCAAGTGGCTGTTGATTGACTCTTACCTGGAAAAAATCATAGCCGCGCTCAATATCAAATCGAGCGCGCATGCTCAGGGTCAGCGTTTCTGACTCCGGCAACGTCAGTGTCATGCTCGCCCGATTCTGTTTGTCGTTCCCCTGCCCAGAGTAGTACTGATATTGCCCGGATATCGGCTCTCCCACATATTCAAGGCTGGCGGGCAATGTCACTTTAAGCTGATCGGTTTGCCCTGAGAACTCCCCAACATGACTGAGACTGGCCTGATAGCCGTCACGCAATTGTGTGAGGTCAACTTGGACCTGGTTAACCCAGTTACCACCAAACTTGCTTTGTAGCCTCGCGAGGTTGCGCGGCGAGAAAGACACAGGTTGAGAGCCGCGCAGTGAGCCGAGCCAATTACCACTGGACATCACCGACCAATTTGCTACGGGCTCGCCAATCGTGCCATTGCTGAGCTCATACTCATCTATCAAACCAAGCTCATGACCGAACTCATGAACAACCACGCCCACACTCGCATCGATTGGATTAATGGTGTAGTTGTGGATCCGTGTGTCACTATTTGCAATGCTAACAGGCGTATAACCGTCTTCGGCCACCAAAAACCGGTGTGACCAGATTGCATCCGTACCCAGCACACCACCACCGGCTTCTTCCCCTATGCTGGAGTGAAACAGCATTATGTGGTCAACAACGCCATCAGGTTCATTCAAAATGCCATCGCCGTCGCGGTCGTTCAAATCGGTAAGGTCATAGTCACTGAGGTTAATAGCATAGCGCTCAACGGCCAGCTCAACGGCTTCTTTAACCAGTTCTGCTACCTTGTTATCACGCCGAGTACCGACTCTTTGTCCATAATAGCTGGCATTCTGTGCAGCGGTTAACCACCCGAATACTTCACCAGATAAAGTAAAACTGCCACCCGAAGCTTGTTGGTAGTACTGATTTGCACTGTTAAGTCGTTTACCGTCAGGAGCTGCGAAGCCCTGATTTGAGAAAATCAGCTGCTGATAATGGCTGTGAGGATACTCGGAGTAAAACATATCCGAATCGCCCTGCACCAGGCGATTGTCGTTATGAGGCAGATCAGGAAAATCTATAAGAATCGCCAATATTTTAGCCCCTTGCACCGGCTGTGCTGACGCAGCCTGATAGCCTCTGAGCAATACAGGCTGCTTCGGTGGTTTGCCTGTGTACGGGGCTCTGATTGCAGGCCCGTAGGACTCGGACAAATAAGCCGACATGCGCTGCGTGGCTTCGTAGTCAGAAAAGCTTCGCCCGGCATGCTTTTCGAGCCAGAAACGTAATTGCTGTTGATCCAATTGCAAAGCCACGACAGGGTTCGCAATAACGGCAAAAAGAAGGACTAAAATGCTGAATTTCACACTGTTCTACCCGGATTGATTGTAAAGAGGATAGTAACAGGTTGACTAGTATATTTCTAAACCCACTTAGAACACTCAGAAATGCATTAATTATTCATTCCAGCTAAAAATAAACACCGTGAAATACTGCGTTTCAATATTTAAAATACCAAATAGGCATAATAATGCATTTTGGTCATTTTTGAGCCTTGACACATTCATAGATTCACCTTTAAATAAGAGCATCAGATTAAACTTTTACGCAGATATTAAACATGCAAACACTATTCTTCACAGTTGTGGTACTCGTACTGGTCTTAGTGCTAAGTCCGGCGGGGCCGTTGTGAGCGAATGTTTGCACAGACCCCGCACCAGCGGGGTTTTTTTTTGCCTTTAATTTAAATTTTGCTGAGGAATGAGGTAATGAGTGAGCAATTTAATGGCTCGGAGCTGGTAGTAAAGGCGCTGACCGAGCTGGACGTTGAGTATATATTTGGCTATCCGGGCGGCTCTGTTCTGGATCTTTATGATGCGCTGTTTGCACAAAATGACATTGAACATATACTGGTCCGTCATGAACAAGCAGCCACCCATATGGCCGATGGCTATGCCAGAAGTACCGGTAAAACAGGGGTTGTACTGGCAACCTCAGGCCCAGGCGCAACCAATTGTGTGACAGGTATCGCAACCGCCTATATGGACAGTATTCCTATGGTCGTCCTATCAGGTCAGGTGCCATCCAATTTGATTGGTGATGATGCCTTCCAGGAAACTGACATTGTTGGCTGCTCGCGGCCAATCGTGAAACACAGCTTTAATTGTCGTGACGCAAGGCAAATCCCAACGGTACTGGCCAAAGCATTCTATCTGGCCAACTCGGGCAGACCTGGTCCTGTGGTGGTTGAGCTGCCAAAAGATATACTCAATCCGCAACTCAAGTTTGGTTATGACATGCCCACACGTATCGAGATGCGCACCTATAACCCAAGCTCCAAAGGTCACTCACGGCAAATCAAAAAAGCGGTCGATGCCATTTTGGGTGCTAAAAGGCTGGTCGTCTACTCTGGTGGCGGTATCATATTGTCAAACACCTCTGAGCAACTGACGGAGCTCGTTGAAACGCTGAACGCGCCTGTCACCAACACTTTGATGGGACTTGGTGGGATCAGTGGCACACACCCCAATTTTGTTGGCATGCTGGGTATGCACGGGTCTCTGGAAGCCAATAAGGCCATGGCCAATGCCGATGTAATACTGGCATTGGGCGCGCGATTTGATGATCGGGTCACCAATAACGTGAAGAAGTTTTGCCCAGATGCCACCATAGTCCATGTGGATGTTGACCCGACCTCTATCTCCAAAACCATCCAGGCTCATATTCCAGTTGTTGGTAGCCTGGACACAGTCCTTGCACAGCTGCAACACGCGATAGAAAAAAGCGCGCTGCGTATTGACCGTGCGGCACAGGAATCTTGGTGGCAACAAATTACAGCATGGCGCGAACAACGCTGCCTGGCTTACGATATACAAGACGACAAAATCAAACCGCAAACGGTTATTGAAAAGCTCTATCAGGTTACCAAGGGAGAGGCATACATCTGCTCTGATGTCGGTCAGCATCAGATGTTTGCGGCACAGTACTACCCTTTCAAACACCCAAGGCAATGGATCAATTCAGGTGGCCTGGGTACTATGGGCTTTGGTCTGCCTGCGGCAATGGGCGTTAAAGTTGCTTTCCCTGGTTCAGACGTCGTCTGCGTGACCGGCGACGGCTCGATACAAATGAACATTCAAGAACTGTCTACCTGCCTACAGTACGGCTTAAATGTCAAAATCGTGTCTCTGAACAACCGCTCTTTGGGCATGGTACGTCAGTGGCAGGATATGATGTATGGCGGGCGTCACTCCAGCTCCTATATGGAATCCCTCCCCGACTTCGTGGCACTGGCCGAAAGTTATGGCCATGTTGGGATCCGTGTTGATCACCCCGATGAGCTGGACGATGCACTGGCGCGCGCTTTTGCTATCAACGACCGACTGGTGTTTCTGGATATCCGCGTTGACGAAAATGAACACGTTTATCCAATGCAAATTAAATTA
The DNA window shown above is from Pseudoalteromonas viridis and carries:
- a CDS encoding isocitrate dehydrogenase, which produces MAKQTITVIRGDGIGPSIIDSAIEILNAAGCEFDYEYVDAGLAALEKTGELLPPETLEAIERNKITLKGPLTTPVGEGFTSINVTLRKHFGLYANVRPVKSFEGTKARYDDIDIITVRENTQGMYSGLGQVVSEDGSEAEAMSKITREGAEKIVTFAYELAQREGRKKVTAVHKANILKSTSGLFLKVAREVGERYPDIESAEMIVDATCMKLVMTPEEFDVVVTTNLFGDIISDLCAGLVGGLGMAPGANIGENAAIFEAVHGSAPDIAGKNLANPTSVILASIQMLEYLDMGETADKIRNAVADVIKSGDRTTRDLGGNHGTTDFTQAVIERL
- a CDS encoding acetolactate synthase 3 large subunit encodes the protein MSEQFNGSELVVKALTELDVEYIFGYPGGSVLDLYDALFAQNDIEHILVRHEQAATHMADGYARSTGKTGVVLATSGPGATNCVTGIATAYMDSIPMVVLSGQVPSNLIGDDAFQETDIVGCSRPIVKHSFNCRDARQIPTVLAKAFYLANSGRPGPVVVELPKDILNPQLKFGYDMPTRIEMRTYNPSSKGHSRQIKKAVDAILGAKRLVVYSGGGIILSNTSEQLTELVETLNAPVTNTLMGLGGISGTHPNFVGMLGMHGSLEANKAMANADVILALGARFDDRVTNNVKKFCPDATIVHVDVDPTSISKTIQAHIPVVGSLDTVLAQLQHAIEKSALRIDRAAQESWWQQITAWREQRCLAYDIQDDKIKPQTVIEKLYQVTKGEAYICSDVGQHQMFAAQYYPFKHPRQWINSGGLGTMGFGLPAAMGVKVAFPGSDVVCVTGDGSIQMNIQELSTCLQYGLNVKIVSLNNRSLGMVRQWQDMMYGGRHSSSYMESLPDFVALAESYGHVGIRVDHPDELDDALARAFAINDRLVFLDIRVDENEHVYPMQIKLGAIDEMWLKKGVKA
- a CDS encoding immune inhibitor A domain-containing protein; the protein is MKFSILVLLFAVIANPVVALQLDQQQLRFWLEKHAGRSFSDYEATQRMSAYLSESYGPAIRAPYTGKPPKQPVLLRGYQAASAQPVQGAKILAILIDFPDLPHNDNRLVQGDSDMFYSEYPHSHYQQLIFSNQGFAAPDGKRLNSANQYYQQASGGSFTLSGEVFGWLTAAQNASYYGQRVGTRRDNKVAELVKEAVELAVERYAINLSDYDLTDLNDRDGDGILNEPDGVVDHIMLFHSSIGEEAGGGVLGTDAIWSHRFLVAEDGYTPVSIANSDTRIHNYTINPIDASVGVVVHEFGHELGLIDEYELSNGTIGEPVANWSVMSSGNWLGSLRGSQPVSFSPRNLARLQSKFGGNWVNQVQVDLTQLRDGYQASLSHVGEFSGQTDQLKVTLPASLEYVGEPISGQYQYYSGQGNDKQNRASMTLTLPESETLTLSMRARFDIERGYDFFQVRVNQQPLAGNETKEQHPLYPTVTHYIDGHSGKATGGANGSLVTELSYSLAAYAGETITLEFLYQTDSVEHGLGILLDDITISDGENTIAMADGELAEQLSLHGFSRISRYREGLEQAYYLQLRSHLGIDAGLQGASYMPGVLVWYANENIEDNSTSQHPGEGKILVVDTDQGIILGARGESPAATRIQLRDAPLRLEDQNAGLGDTQLQAVYQFSDTQDYSHPQQPVSGVVLPEYGVTIELLEVTEQYTQAQLQLTASPTAKIHAAVDGLTVSFSISGLTLSTSDTFKWDFGNGNRSELLAPSHQYATQGVYTVTFTRTNSTGEVQSVEQQVTLAAPLELLDTSITGEDGKITASVEYQGGVAPVAVRWALGDGTELEGAQVQHQYDLSGLYQIVVSLEDANGSKVSHAIEQRVTVPLSGEISLTQSGLTANLSMSARGGSGNYAVSWAFGDGQSASGESVSHTYQGAGRYQMTVTIKDLNDNQQVTLTRDISVSDTASSGPAESAGSLFGLSVFLMMLVRIRKRPA